One region of Catenuloplanes indicus genomic DNA includes:
- a CDS encoding MGH1-like glycoside hydrolase domain-containing protein, with protein sequence MSERERLAQADSGEQPWRAWGPYLSERAWGTVREDYSEHGTAWDYFPHDHARSRVYRWNEDGMAGVCDDRQLFCFALGLWNGKDSILKERMFGLGGDGGNHGEDVKDYWWYEDSTPTHSWMRWRYHYPQAAFPYEDLVRTNRTRRRDESEYELVDTGVFDDDRFWAVTVDYAKASPTDYCMLVTLANRGPDEATLHVLPTLWFRNTWSWGIPGRDHVPTILGSGSRLIGQHRGLGQIVLEGSGEPEPLACDNETNTQRLWGLEGRSAYPKDGINDYVVDGAETVNPDGEGTKAALHYTVTVPARSQVAIRLRLSLTAPGPASPLDLGEGFDTVMRLRAAEADDFFAEVIPAAAPREAANVARQAIAGLMWGKQFYHFDVEQWLSGDPGSTPPSGRRHGRNSAWWHMNSFDVISMPDPWEYPWYAAWDLAFHCVSIARVDPGFAKSQLLLLLREWYMHPNGQIPAYEWAFGDVNPPVHAWAALRVFEIDGGWDHDFLARVLHKLLLNFTWWVNRKDVNGNNVFEGGFLGLDNVGPFDRSAALPVAGVLEQSDGTGWMAMYALNLLDMAVRLAIHDHTYEDVATKFFEHYAYIGMAAYQQGLWNDEDSFFYDVLRLPDGVKLPLKVRSVVGLLPLAATSTLTAVTLSRLPELAARVRWFQNRRPQYADIVGSRRLSGSGRQQRLLAMVGQEQLLRILARMLDEEEFLSPYGLRTLSRSHLEKPFTIWLGGSDFTVGYEPAESTSGLFGGNSNWRGPIWMPTNYLLIEAVREFATFYGDDLLVEYPTRSGRKVTLTEVADDLSQRLISLFLPDADGRRPIYGQCELFQTHPDWKDRIVFPEYFHGDNGAGLGAWHQTGWTALVSDLILTVYR encoded by the coding sequence GTGAGTGAACGGGAGCGTCTCGCGCAGGCGGACTCGGGTGAGCAGCCGTGGCGGGCGTGGGGGCCGTATCTGTCGGAACGCGCCTGGGGCACGGTCCGCGAGGACTACAGTGAACACGGCACCGCCTGGGACTACTTCCCGCACGATCACGCACGGTCGCGCGTCTACCGGTGGAACGAGGACGGCATGGCCGGCGTCTGCGACGACCGCCAGCTGTTCTGCTTCGCGCTTGGCCTGTGGAACGGCAAGGACTCCATCCTCAAGGAACGGATGTTCGGGCTCGGCGGCGACGGTGGCAACCACGGCGAGGACGTCAAGGACTACTGGTGGTACGAGGACTCCACGCCCACCCACTCGTGGATGCGCTGGCGCTACCACTACCCGCAGGCCGCGTTCCCGTACGAGGACCTGGTCCGGACGAACCGCACCCGGCGCCGTGACGAGAGCGAGTACGAGCTGGTCGACACCGGCGTATTCGACGACGACCGGTTCTGGGCCGTCACCGTCGACTACGCCAAGGCCTCGCCGACCGACTACTGCATGCTGGTCACGCTCGCCAACCGCGGTCCGGACGAGGCCACGCTGCACGTGCTCCCCACGCTGTGGTTCCGCAACACCTGGTCGTGGGGCATCCCCGGGCGCGACCACGTGCCGACCATCCTCGGCTCCGGCAGCCGGCTGATCGGGCAGCACCGCGGGCTCGGCCAGATCGTGCTGGAGGGATCCGGCGAGCCGGAGCCGCTGGCCTGCGACAACGAGACCAACACGCAGCGGCTGTGGGGGCTGGAGGGACGCAGCGCGTACCCGAAGGACGGCATCAACGACTACGTGGTGGACGGCGCGGAGACGGTGAACCCGGACGGCGAGGGCACCAAGGCGGCACTGCACTACACGGTGACCGTGCCGGCTCGGTCGCAGGTCGCGATCCGGCTGCGGCTCTCACTGACCGCGCCCGGCCCGGCGTCCCCGCTGGATCTCGGCGAGGGCTTCGACACCGTGATGCGGCTGCGCGCGGCCGAGGCTGACGACTTCTTCGCCGAGGTGATCCCGGCCGCCGCGCCGCGCGAGGCCGCGAACGTGGCCCGGCAGGCGATCGCCGGCCTGATGTGGGGCAAGCAGTTCTACCACTTCGACGTGGAGCAGTGGCTCTCCGGCGACCCCGGCTCCACGCCGCCGTCCGGGCGCCGGCACGGGCGCAACAGCGCCTGGTGGCACATGAACAGCTTCGACGTCATCTCGATGCCGGACCCGTGGGAGTACCCCTGGTACGCGGCGTGGGACCTGGCGTTCCACTGCGTCTCCATCGCACGCGTCGACCCGGGGTTCGCCAAGTCGCAGCTGCTGCTCCTGCTCCGCGAGTGGTACATGCACCCCAACGGCCAGATCCCGGCGTACGAATGGGCGTTCGGTGACGTGAACCCGCCGGTGCACGCGTGGGCGGCGCTGCGCGTCTTCGAGATCGACGGCGGCTGGGACCACGACTTCCTCGCCCGGGTGCTGCACAAGCTGCTGCTCAACTTCACCTGGTGGGTCAACCGCAAGGACGTCAACGGCAACAACGTCTTCGAGGGCGGCTTCCTCGGACTGGACAACGTCGGCCCGTTCGACCGGTCCGCGGCGCTGCCGGTCGCCGGTGTGCTGGAGCAGTCCGACGGCACCGGCTGGATGGCGATGTACGCGCTGAACCTGCTGGACATGGCGGTCCGGCTGGCCATCCACGACCACACCTACGAGGACGTGGCCACGAAGTTCTTCGAGCACTACGCGTACATCGGGATGGCCGCCTACCAGCAGGGCCTGTGGAACGACGAGGACTCGTTCTTCTACGACGTGCTGCGGCTGCCGGACGGCGTGAAGCTGCCGCTCAAGGTCCGGTCCGTGGTCGGGCTGCTGCCGCTCGCCGCGACCAGCACGCTCACCGCGGTCACGCTGTCCCGGCTGCCGGAGCTGGCCGCGCGGGTGCGCTGGTTCCAGAACCGCCGGCCGCAGTACGCGGACATCGTCGGCTCCCGGCGGCTCTCCGGCAGCGGACGGCAGCAGCGGCTGCTCGCCATGGTCGGTCAGGAGCAGCTGCTGCGGATCCTGGCGCGCATGCTCGACGAGGAGGAGTTCCTCTCACCGTACGGTCTGCGCACGCTCTCCCGTAGCCACCTGGAGAAGCCGTTCACGATCTGGCTCGGCGGCTCCGACTTCACGGTCGGCTACGAGCCGGCCGAGTCGACCAGCGGCCTGTTCGGCGGCAACTCCAACTGGCGCGGCCCGATCTGGATGCCGACCAACTACCTGCTGATCGAGGCGGTCCGCGAGTTCGCCACGTTCTACGGCGACGACCTGCTGGTGGAGTACCCGACCCGGTCCGGTAGGAAGGTGACGCTCACCGAGGTGGCGGACGATCTGTCGCAGCGGCTGATCTCGCTGTTCCTGCCGGACGCGGACGGGCGGCGGCCGATCTACGGTCAGTGCGAACTGTTCCAGACCCATCCGGACTGGAAGGACCGGATCGTCTTCCCGGAGTACTTCCACGGCGACAACGGGGCCGGCCTCGGCGCGTGGCATCAGACCGGCTGGACCGCGCTGGTCAGCGACCTGATCCTGACCGTCTACCGATGA
- a CDS encoding amylo-alpha-1,6-glucosidase, producing MIPISFGPQVCGALTEGAAREWLVPDGLGGYAMGTVSGLRTRRYHGLLMVSGATAAARTLALASLDPVLTIGGDEVRLGVHEWASGSVAPAGHAFLERFSLIDGLPRWRWRVGDVVLERELAMVYGRPALAVVHRLLAGGPVRLDLQALCTWRDGHGERGAGGPPLDLRPAAGGVVIENAYRLDGPDWRAAGTWWTGVHHREEAVRGLAADEDLCHAGTFGAELREPGDVLEVRAWAGALDDTPPPAREVISAARRRNRAVVAAAAPSDDVDATLALAADAFVVRTGSTPDVVAGYPWFGAWSRDTMIAYEGLLLSTNRAEEGRRLLLGYASTLSEGMLANTADTGSVEYNTVDGTLWFLHAVARHVTVTGDTDLAEELLPALRDVVDAHLRGTRYGIRVDPDDGLLTQGAAGEALTWMDARVRGVPVTARAGKPVEVNALWINGLAGIVDLARRTRSDAGAAPAAHRAALASFRRRFPAPAGWLYDVVDGPHGDDASLRPNQLLAWSLPYAPMRADARALRAISKGLLTPIGLRSLGPREMGFLGAHRGNSDARDGAYHMGTVWPWWVGPFIDTCAKSAVSDGELLSSIEGHLTEFGLGSVTETADGEPPHSATGCPFQAWSVGELVRVRRC from the coding sequence ATGATCCCGATCAGCTTCGGCCCTCAGGTCTGTGGCGCGCTCACCGAGGGCGCCGCGCGCGAGTGGCTGGTCCCGGACGGCCTCGGCGGATACGCCATGGGCACGGTCTCCGGCCTGCGCACCCGCCGCTACCACGGCCTCCTGATGGTCTCCGGCGCGACCGCGGCCGCACGCACGCTCGCGCTGGCCAGCCTGGACCCCGTGCTAACCATCGGCGGTGACGAGGTCCGGCTGGGTGTGCACGAGTGGGCGTCCGGCTCGGTCGCACCGGCCGGGCACGCGTTCCTGGAGCGGTTCTCGCTGATCGACGGTCTCCCCCGGTGGCGCTGGCGGGTCGGCGACGTGGTCCTCGAGCGCGAGCTGGCCATGGTGTACGGGCGCCCCGCGCTCGCCGTGGTGCACCGGCTGCTGGCCGGCGGCCCGGTCCGGCTCGACCTCCAGGCGCTCTGCACCTGGCGGGACGGGCACGGTGAGCGCGGTGCGGGCGGTCCTCCGCTGGACCTACGACCGGCGGCCGGCGGCGTGGTGATCGAGAACGCCTACCGCCTGGACGGCCCGGACTGGCGCGCGGCCGGCACCTGGTGGACCGGCGTGCACCATCGCGAGGAGGCCGTGCGCGGCCTGGCCGCCGACGAAGATCTCTGCCACGCCGGTACGTTCGGCGCCGAGCTGCGCGAGCCCGGCGACGTACTGGAGGTGCGGGCCTGGGCCGGCGCACTGGACGACACGCCGCCGCCGGCCCGCGAGGTGATCTCCGCGGCCCGCCGCCGGAACCGCGCCGTGGTCGCCGCGGCCGCGCCGTCCGACGACGTGGACGCCACGCTCGCGCTCGCGGCGGACGCGTTCGTGGTCCGCACCGGCTCCACACCGGACGTGGTCGCCGGGTACCCCTGGTTCGGCGCCTGGTCCCGGGACACCATGATCGCCTACGAGGGCCTGCTGCTCAGCACGAACCGCGCGGAGGAGGGCCGGCGGCTGCTGCTCGGCTACGCGAGCACGCTCTCCGAGGGCATGCTGGCGAACACCGCGGACACCGGCAGCGTCGAGTACAACACGGTGGACGGCACGCTCTGGTTCCTGCACGCGGTGGCCCGGCACGTGACCGTCACCGGCGACACCGACCTGGCCGAGGAGCTGCTGCCGGCGCTGCGCGACGTGGTGGACGCACACCTGCGCGGCACCCGCTACGGCATCCGCGTCGACCCGGACGACGGCCTGCTCACCCAGGGCGCCGCCGGGGAGGCGCTGACCTGGATGGACGCCCGGGTGCGTGGCGTGCCGGTGACCGCGCGGGCCGGGAAGCCGGTCGAGGTGAACGCCCTCTGGATCAACGGCCTGGCCGGTATCGTGGACCTCGCACGGCGCACCCGGAGTGACGCCGGCGCGGCTCCGGCCGCGCACCGCGCCGCGCTGGCCTCGTTCCGCCGTCGCTTCCCGGCACCCGCCGGGTGGCTCTACGACGTGGTCGACGGCCCGCACGGCGACGACGCGTCGCTTCGCCCCAACCAATTGTTGGCCTGGTCTTTGCCGTACGCACCGATGCGTGCGGATGCACGTGCTCTCCGTGCAATTTCCAAGGGATTGCTGACACCGATCGGCCTCCGCAGCCTGGGCCCTCGAGAAATGGGTTTCCTCGGCGCGCACCGTGGAAATTCCGACGCCAGGGATGGCGCGTATCACATGGGCACGGTGTGGCCGTGGTGGGTGGGGCCATTTATCGATACGTGTGCGAAGTCCGCCGTGTCAGATGGCGAACTACTCTCCAGTATCGAAGGTCATTTGACCGAGTTTGGCCTAGGCTCTGTCACTGAAACAGCGGACGGTGAGCCACCTCACTCGGCTACGGGTTGCCCGTTTCAAGCGTGGTCGGTCGGGGAACTAGTTCGCGTCCGTCGGTGTTGA
- a CDS encoding Ppx/GppA phosphatase family protein — MRIGVLDVGSNTAQLVVADIGDGVPLPVHATKEAVRLAEVIGRDGALCREAIDRLVKAVAAAVAQARRWEVRELYAYATAVVRDAPNRDAALAEIEARTGVRLGTLSGTEEAELTFLAVRRWMGWRAGPLLLLDIGGGSAEIAYGHDLAPSFAVSLPVGAARITRERLRGDPPRSAKVDKVRRYLRRELGEVASRMHWDAPRSAVATSRTFQQLAQLCGAPPLRRGPFVPRVLRRDELARQVGRLSALTAAKRARLPGISAPRARQSLAGALVAHTMLDMFGLDEVTICPWALREGILLRRVESADSWSGRALSLTAPAETA, encoded by the coding sequence ATGCGAATCGGAGTGCTCGACGTCGGCTCCAACACGGCGCAACTCGTCGTGGCCGACATCGGCGACGGCGTCCCCCTGCCCGTCCACGCCACCAAGGAGGCGGTCCGCCTGGCCGAGGTGATCGGCCGGGACGGCGCGCTCTGCCGGGAGGCGATCGACCGTCTGGTGAAGGCCGTCGCCGCCGCCGTCGCCCAGGCTCGCCGCTGGGAGGTGCGGGAACTGTACGCCTACGCGACCGCGGTGGTCCGCGACGCCCCGAACCGCGACGCCGCGCTCGCCGAGATCGAGGCGCGCACCGGCGTACGGCTGGGCACGCTCTCCGGCACGGAGGAGGCGGAGCTGACGTTTCTCGCCGTACGCCGCTGGATGGGGTGGCGGGCCGGCCCGCTGCTGCTGCTCGACATCGGCGGCGGCTCGGCGGAGATCGCCTACGGGCACGACCTGGCGCCGTCGTTCGCGGTGTCGCTGCCGGTCGGCGCGGCCCGGATCACCCGCGAGCGGCTGCGCGGCGACCCGCCGCGCAGTGCGAAGGTGGACAAGGTGCGCCGGTACCTGCGCCGCGAGCTGGGCGAGGTGGCCAGCCGGATGCACTGGGACGCGCCACGGTCCGCGGTCGCCACGTCCCGTACCTTTCAGCAGCTCGCGCAGTTGTGTGGCGCCCCGCCGCTGCGCCGGGGCCCGTTCGTGCCGCGGGTGCTGCGCCGGGACGAGCTGGCCCGGCAGGTCGGGCGGCTCAGCGCGCTGACCGCGGCGAAACGGGCCCGGCTGCCCGGGATCTCGGCGCCGCGGGCCCGCCAGTCGCTGGCCGGTGCGCTGGTGGCACACACCATGTTGGACATGTTCGGGCTGGACGAGGTGACCATCTGCCCGTGGGCACTGCGGGAGGGGATCCTGCTGCGGCGGGTGGAGTCGGCGGACAGCTGGTCGGGCCGGGCGCTGTCGCTGACCGCACCGGCGGAGACCGCCTGA
- a CDS encoding glycosyltransferase family 4 protein, with the protein MSPNADIIEMRTARPQRVLMLSWEYPPVVVGGLGRHVHALSIALAQAGHEVTVVTRHVAGAPLEEYADGVRIVRAPEDPPVFPLATPSLLAWTMAFNHTLTRAALRAAESGEYDVIHAHDWLVTHTAVTLKEHLDIPLVATIHATEAGRHQGWLPEEMNKAIHTVEWWLAQEAVRVIVCSEYMRWEVNRLLDLPAARMDVVPNGVDDTMWRAQPRAVAAARSKFAGDGPLIGFAGRLVYEKGVQHLVNAVPKLKHRHPGLRVVIAGDGPYRSELQAEAARLQLDDTVTFAGFMNEKQLPAVLAATDATVIPSLYEPFGMIALEAASAGAPIAVSSTGGLAEIVEPGVTGVTFPHSNPDALADAVDSLLADEVFARRVARQARSMVTERYGWGTIAARTAAAYGSAMREAPAFNTKQAEAQLAAGRPKAVVPEGNLLHGLMNAASSAV; encoded by the coding sequence ATGTCACCAAACGCCGACATCATCGAGATGCGGACCGCGCGTCCGCAACGCGTGCTGATGCTCTCCTGGGAGTACCCCCCGGTGGTGGTGGGTGGCCTCGGCCGGCACGTGCACGCGCTCTCGATCGCGCTCGCCCAGGCCGGTCACGAGGTCACGGTGGTCACCCGGCACGTCGCCGGCGCACCGCTGGAGGAGTACGCGGACGGTGTCCGCATCGTCCGCGCCCCGGAGGACCCGCCGGTCTTCCCGCTCGCCACGCCCTCGCTGCTCGCCTGGACCATGGCCTTCAACCACACGCTCACCCGCGCGGCCCTGCGGGCGGCGGAGTCCGGTGAGTACGACGTGATCCACGCGCACGACTGGCTCGTCACGCACACCGCGGTCACGCTCAAGGAGCACCTCGACATCCCCCTCGTCGCCACGATCCACGCCACCGAGGCCGGCCGTCACCAGGGCTGGCTCCCGGAGGAGATGAACAAGGCGATCCACACCGTCGAGTGGTGGCTCGCGCAGGAGGCGGTCCGCGTCATCGTCTGCTCGGAGTACATGCGGTGGGAGGTGAACCGGCTCCTCGACCTCCCCGCGGCCCGGATGGACGTCGTGCCCAACGGGGTCGACGACACCATGTGGCGTGCCCAGCCCCGCGCCGTCGCCGCCGCCCGCTCCAAGTTCGCCGGTGACGGCCCGCTGATCGGGTTCGCCGGCCGCCTGGTCTACGAGAAGGGCGTGCAGCACCTGGTCAACGCGGTGCCGAAGCTCAAGCACCGGCACCCGGGCCTGCGGGTGGTCATCGCCGGCGACGGTCCGTACCGGTCGGAGTTGCAGGCCGAGGCCGCACGGCTCCAGCTGGACGACACCGTCACGTTCGCCGGCTTCATGAACGAGAAGCAGCTGCCCGCGGTTCTCGCCGCCACCGACGCCACGGTCATCCCGAGCCTCTACGAGCCGTTCGGCATGATCGCGCTGGAGGCCGCCTCGGCCGGCGCGCCGATCGCGGTCTCCTCGACCGGCGGCCTCGCCGAGATCGTCGAGCCCGGCGTCACCGGCGTCACGTTCCCGCACAGCAACCCGGACGCGCTGGCCGACGCGGTCGACTCGCTGCTGGCCGACGAGGTGTTCGCGCGCCGCGTCGCCCGGCAGGCGCGCTCGATGGTCACCGAGCGGTACGGCTGGGGCACGATCGCGGCTCGCACCGCCGCCGCGTACGGCTCGGCGATGCGGGAAGCACCCGCCTTCAACACCAAGCAGGCCGAGGCGCAGCTCGCCGCCGGCCGGCCGAAGGCCGTCGTGCCCGAGGGCAACCTCCTGCACGGCCTGATGAACGCCGCCTCGTCCGCCGTCTAG
- the glgB gene encoding 1,4-alpha-glucan branching protein GlgB yields the protein MSDSNDSNDFIGEIDRWLLSQGRHERLWTVLGAHPTDDGCHFAVWAPNAREIRVIGDFAGWGADDGIPMRNLGDSGVWAVFVPGAAIGQHYKYKIHGADGSWMDRADPLAVATEVPPRTASRIFRSEHKWDDGDWMAARAGQTEHHRQPMSVYEVHLGSWRPGLGYRELADQLTEYVSDLGFTHVELMPVMEHPFGGSWGYQVTGYYAPTSRFGTPDEFRYLVDRLHQAGVGVLLDWVPAHFPKDEWALANFDGTALYEHPDPHRGEHPDWGSLIFNYGRWEVRNFLVANALYWLEEFHVDGLRVDAVASMLYLDYSREHGKWSPNEHGGNENLEAIAFLRELNAVVYREHPGAVMIAEESTAFPGVSRPTDWGGLGFGLKWNMGWMHDTLEYVERDPVYRKHHHDQLTWPSCYAFDEQFTLPISHDEVVHGKKSLIAKLPGDRWQRLAGLRGFLGYMWSFPGKQLLFMGSELADEQEWAEHRGLDWHVLGDPAVQGVHATLRDLNRVYRESRALWSQDTVPQGFRWIAHDDWQNNVISYLRWGDDGSVMACVANFSGVPRTGYRIGLPRGGRWDEVLNTDAAHYGGTGTGNFGAVHADGHGSHGLPHSTEIAVGPYAVVWFRPAA from the coding sequence GTGTCCGACAGCAACGACAGCAACGACTTCATCGGCGAGATCGACCGCTGGCTGCTCTCCCAGGGGCGGCACGAGAGGCTCTGGACGGTGCTCGGCGCGCACCCCACCGACGACGGCTGCCACTTCGCGGTCTGGGCGCCGAACGCGCGCGAGATCCGGGTGATCGGCGACTTCGCCGGCTGGGGTGCGGACGACGGCATACCCATGCGCAACCTCGGGGACAGCGGCGTCTGGGCCGTCTTCGTGCCGGGCGCGGCCATCGGCCAGCACTACAAGTACAAGATCCACGGCGCGGACGGCTCGTGGATGGACCGGGCCGACCCGCTGGCCGTGGCGACCGAGGTCCCCCCGCGTACCGCGTCCAGGATCTTCCGGTCCGAGCACAAGTGGGACGACGGCGACTGGATGGCCGCACGCGCCGGCCAGACCGAGCACCACCGGCAACCGATGAGCGTGTACGAGGTGCACCTCGGCTCCTGGCGCCCGGGCCTCGGCTACCGCGAGCTCGCCGACCAGCTGACCGAGTACGTGAGCGACCTCGGCTTCACGCACGTCGAGCTGATGCCGGTGATGGAGCATCCGTTCGGCGGCTCCTGGGGCTACCAGGTGACCGGCTACTACGCGCCGACGTCCCGGTTCGGCACGCCGGACGAGTTCCGCTACCTGGTCGACCGGCTGCACCAGGCCGGCGTCGGCGTGCTGCTCGACTGGGTGCCCGCGCACTTCCCCAAGGACGAGTGGGCGCTGGCCAACTTCGACGGCACCGCGCTCTACGAGCACCCGGACCCGCACCGCGGCGAGCACCCGGACTGGGGCAGCCTGATCTTCAACTACGGCCGCTGGGAGGTGCGCAACTTCCTGGTCGCGAACGCGCTGTACTGGCTGGAGGAGTTCCACGTCGACGGCCTGCGGGTGGACGCGGTCGCCTCGATGCTCTACCTCGACTACTCCCGCGAGCACGGCAAGTGGTCGCCGAACGAGCACGGCGGCAACGAGAACCTCGAGGCCATCGCGTTCCTCCGCGAGCTGAACGCGGTCGTCTACCGCGAGCACCCCGGCGCCGTCATGATCGCCGAGGAGTCCACCGCGTTCCCCGGCGTCTCGCGGCCCACCGACTGGGGCGGCCTCGGCTTCGGCCTGAAGTGGAACATGGGCTGGATGCACGACACGCTGGAGTACGTCGAGCGCGACCCGGTCTACCGCAAGCACCACCACGACCAGCTGACCTGGCCGTCCTGTTACGCGTTCGACGAGCAGTTCACGCTGCCGATCAGCCACGACGAGGTGGTGCACGGCAAGAAGTCGCTGATCGCGAAGCTGCCCGGCGACCGCTGGCAGCGCCTGGCCGGGCTGCGCGGCTTCCTCGGCTACATGTGGTCGTTCCCCGGCAAGCAGCTGCTCTTCATGGGCTCCGAGCTGGCCGACGAGCAGGAGTGGGCGGAGCACCGCGGCCTCGACTGGCACGTGCTCGGCGACCCGGCCGTCCAGGGCGTGCACGCGACGCTGCGCGACCTCAACCGGGTCTACCGCGAGTCCCGCGCGCTCTGGTCACAGGACACGGTGCCGCAGGGCTTCCGCTGGATCGCCCACGACGACTGGCAGAACAACGTCATCTCCTACCTGCGTTGGGGCGACGACGGCTCCGTCATGGCGTGCGTCGCCAACTTCTCCGGCGTCCCGCGCACCGGCTACCGCATCGGCCTCCCGCGGGGCGGCCGCTGGGACGAGGTCCTGAACACCGACGCCGCCCACTACGGCGGCACCGGCACCGGCAACTTCGGCGCCGTCCACGCCGACGGCCACGGCTCACACGGCCTGCCGCACTCCACCGAGATCGCGGTCGGCCCGTA
- a CDS encoding ABC transporter substrate-binding protein, with protein sequence MGDNPRERWFALAATVLVTVPLAACGGQDGGGPPTINFYNPPVENMQTVIDECNAAANGRYEIVYRVLPRGADDQRVQMVRRLAAQDESMDVLGLDVTWTQEFAGAEWIREWTGADAAEVRNGTLPGPLESATYEDKLYAAPNNTNVQLLWYRTDLVPNPPRTWDEMITQAQQLKADGRPHQVITMGAQYEGLVVLYNTLVASAGGNILSEDGRTAVLDDGAVRALDVLQRFATAGVTSPSFTNALEDPARLEFQGGNGAFQLNWPYVYPAMQEAAPDLARNVRWARYPGVDANTPSRVTIGGTNLAVSAYSRYPEESFEAARCLRNAEHQQYAAINDGVPPTIESVYDAPEMAEAYPMKDVILAELQDASVRPLSPAYQNISTVMSATLSPPGDIDPERTAEQLRKQIQDALESKGVLP encoded by the coding sequence ATGGGAGACAACCCGAGGGAACGCTGGTTCGCGCTCGCCGCGACGGTGCTGGTGACCGTGCCGCTCGCGGCCTGCGGTGGCCAGGACGGCGGCGGCCCCCCGACGATCAACTTTTACAACCCGCCGGTCGAGAACATGCAGACCGTGATCGACGAGTGCAACGCAGCCGCGAACGGGCGCTACGAGATCGTCTACCGGGTGCTGCCGCGCGGTGCGGACGATCAGCGCGTGCAGATGGTCCGTCGGCTCGCGGCCCAGGACGAGAGCATGGACGTGCTCGGGCTGGACGTCACGTGGACGCAGGAGTTCGCCGGCGCGGAGTGGATCCGGGAGTGGACCGGCGCGGACGCGGCGGAGGTGCGCAACGGCACGCTGCCCGGCCCGCTGGAGTCCGCGACCTACGAGGACAAGCTGTACGCGGCGCCGAACAACACGAACGTGCAGCTGCTCTGGTACCGCACCGACCTGGTGCCGAACCCGCCGCGCACCTGGGACGAGATGATCACCCAGGCCCAGCAGCTGAAGGCCGACGGCCGGCCGCACCAGGTGATCACGATGGGCGCCCAGTACGAAGGGCTCGTCGTCCTCTACAACACGCTGGTGGCCAGCGCGGGCGGCAACATCCTCAGCGAGGACGGCCGGACCGCGGTGCTGGACGACGGCGCGGTGCGTGCGCTGGACGTGCTCCAGCGCTTCGCCACGGCCGGGGTGACCAGCCCGTCGTTCACGAACGCGCTGGAGGACCCGGCTCGGCTGGAGTTCCAGGGCGGCAACGGCGCGTTCCAGCTGAACTGGCCGTACGTCTACCCGGCCATGCAGGAGGCCGCGCCGGACCTGGCCCGGAACGTGCGCTGGGCGCGCTACCCGGGCGTGGACGCGAACACGCCGAGCCGGGTCACGATCGGTGGCACGAACCTGGCGGTCAGCGCGTACTCGCGGTACCCGGAGGAGTCGTTCGAGGCGGCGCGCTGCCTGCGGAACGCGGAGCACCAGCAGTACGCGGCGATCAACGACGGGGTGCCGCCGACCATCGAGTCGGTCTACGACGCGCCGGAGATGGCCGAGGCGTACCCGATGAAGGACGTGATCCTGGCGGAACTGCAGGACGCGTCGGTGCGGCCGCTCTCCCCGGCGTACCAGAACATCTCCACGGTCATGTCGGCGACGCTGTCCCCGCCGGGTGACATCGACCCGGAGCGGACCGCGGAGCAACTCCGGAAGCAGATCCAGGACGCACTCGAGTCGAAGGGCGTGCTGCCGTGA